TCAAACCTGCTTGGATTTTTGGTGCATTCTTGATTCCCATATAGAAAACCATCGTGTCGCCAGAATGCGCCAATCGACCATAATCTATAGCATTGCCACCTTCTTGCTGATGCCCTGTCACCAACGCTACCGACTGAGAAAATTCACGATGCGTCAAAGGGAAGTCTGCATAAGCTGCACAACCAGCCGCCGCGGTAATGCCGGGTACCACTTGATAAGCAACACCGGCTTTCGCCAAGATTTCAACTTCTTCACCACCGCGTCCGAAAATATAAGGGTCTCCTCCCTTCAAACGTGCCACTTTTTTACCTTGCTTGGCATACTCGACCAACATACGGCAAATATCTTCTTGCGGTACGGCGTGATGTTTTGATTTTTTACCAACATAAACACGCTCGGCTTCGCGACGCGCCATATCAACAATCTCTGGAGAAACCAAGCGGTCATACAGCACCACATCCGCTTGTTGCAACAGTCGTTGTGCCTTGAAAGTCATCAATTCCGGATCACCCGGTCCTGCCCCAATCACATAAACCTCGCCTACTGCTGCCTCTTCAAAGTTGTCTGCCTGTTCAAGTTTTTTCTCCAGCAAAGCCTCTGCCTCACCGTCTAATCCATGCACGGCTTTGTCGATAAACAAACCATCCAACAAGCTTTCCCAAAATGCCTTACGACCATCAATAGAAGATATTGCAGCTTTGACCTTGTCGCGATAACGTCCGACTAAATCTGTCAATCGACCAAATCCGTGAGGAATCATTGTTTCCAGTTTGGCTTTCATGACTCTCGCCAACACTGGTGAGCGACCACCAGTTGAAATCGCAATAGTCATCGGCGCTCTATCGACAATCGCCGGTAGAATGAAATCACAATATTCAGTTTGATCCGCCACATTCACCGGGATACCCGCCGCCTGACAATATTCATAAACAGCGATATTCACCGCTTGATTGTCGGTTGCAGAAATCACCAGTTTCGGCAACTGCTCACCAAACACATCAGCCATCACCTTCGGGCTAAATACGCCCTGATGCCAAGTCACTTTGTTTTGGTTCAAAAAAGACTGCATCTCCGACTTTAGCGCTGGCGC
This portion of the Hydrogenovibrio marinus genome encodes:
- the cysG gene encoding siroheme synthase CysG, translated to MDYLPIFMNIKQQACLIVGGGVVAARKADLFIQSGAQVMVIAPALKSEMQSFLNQNKVTWHQGVFSPKVMADVFGEQLPKLVISATDNQAVNIAVYEYCQAAGIPVNVADQTEYCDFILPAIVDRAPMTIAISTGGRSPVLARVMKAKLETMIPHGFGRLTDLVGRYRDKVKAAISSIDGRKAFWESLLDGLFIDKAVHGLDGEAEALLEKKLEQADNFEEAAVGEVYVIGAGPGDPELMTFKAQRLLQQADVVLYDRLVSPEIVDMARREAERVYVGKKSKHHAVPQEDICRMLVEYAKQGKKVARLKGGDPYIFGRGGEEVEILAKAGVAYQVVPGITAAAGCAAYADFPLTHREFSQSVALVTGHQQEGGNAIDYGRLAHSGDTMVFYMGIKNAPKIQAGLIAHGMNPGTPAAIIERGTRADQKVTVSSLGKLTETIAKQAIKPPALLVVGEVVKVRERIQNAKRFVQQAEQSPPLHRVAV